Proteins encoded by one window of Pseudochaenichthys georgianus chromosome 9, fPseGeo1.2, whole genome shotgun sequence:
- the slc35d2 gene encoding nucleotide sugar transporter SLC35D2 isoform X1, giving the protein MSAIGGLQTVEHSGMLKLYSALFYAGCSFLITVVNKTVLTSFRFPSYLFLGIGQMIVTLVVLYAAKIRKKVQFQDFDRSILFKIFPLPLLYVGNHITGLASTKKLRLNHFGCYLVVLNVTLLIHEFPKRVLCFYSLPMFTVLRKFTILMTMILEVYLLKKSFPRRLVYSIVAIVFGAMVAASSDLAFELEGYTFILLNDAFTAASGVYTKKKLGTEGLGKHGVLFYNALFIIIPTLLASAFTGDLHKAVTFKDWGDATFVFCFLLSCSMGFVLMYSIVLCSYYNSALTTTVVGAIKNVAVAYIGIFVGGDYLFSWTNFLGLSICMSGGLVYSYFIFNQKTPVSYEGAQELKIRITGDSTQKEAII; this is encoded by the exons ATGTCTGCCATTGGCGGTCTACAAACTGTTGAACACTCCGGAATGCTCAAGCTGTATTCTGCCTTGTTTTACGCCGGCTGCTCGTTCCTCATCACGGTGGTGAATAAAACCGTGCTGACGAGCTTCAG GTTTCCGTCCTACTTGTTTCTGGGAATTGGCCAG ATGATCGTCACTCTTGTTGTTCTTTATGCTGCCAAAATTAGAAAGAAAGTCCAGTTTCAAGATTTTGACAGAAGTATTCTCTTTAAA ATTTTCCCTCTTCCTTTGCTGTATGTTGGGAACCATATAACAGGACTGGCAAGCACCAAAAAACTCAGGTTAAACCATTTTGGATGTTATCTAGTAGTCCTTAATGTCACGCTGCTCATTCATGAGTTTCCTAAACGTGTTTTGTGCTTTTACAGTTTACCCatgtttacagtattacggaAGTTCACCATATTGATGACGATGATCTTGGAAGTATATTTACTAAA AAAATCATTCCCAAGACGCCTTGTATACAGCATTGTGGCCATAGTCTTCGGTGCTATGGTTGCTGCAAG TTCTGACCTAGCCTTCGAATTAGAGGGCTATACTTTCATCCTGCTCAACGATGCCTTCACTGCAGCCAGTGGTGTGTACACCAAGAAGAAACTTGGCACCGAG GGCCTCGGGAAGCATGGCGTCTTATTCTACAATGCACTTTTCATCATCATCCCCACTCTTTTGGCAAGTGCGTTTACCGGAGATTTACACAAG GCAGTCACATTTAAGGACTGGGGCGACGCcacttttgttttttgtttcctCTTGTCTTGCTCCATGGG GTTTGTGCTGATGTATTCCATAGTCCTGTGCAGCTATTATAACTCTGCACTTACTACAACAGTAGTGGGGGCAATAAAG AACGTTGCAGTTGCCTATATTGGCATCTTTGTGGGTGGAGACTACCTGTTCTCTTGGACCAACTTCCTTGGCCTCAGCATTTG TATGTCAGGTGGACTAGTGTACTCGTATTTCATCTTTAATCAGAAAACACCTGTAAGTTATGAAGGAGCACAAGAGCTGAAGATTCGCATCACAGGAGATTCAACCCAGAAGGAAGCTATAATCTAA
- the slc35d2 gene encoding nucleotide sugar transporter SLC35D2 isoform X2 gives MSAIGGLQTVEHSGMLKLYSALFYAGCSFLITVVNKTVLTSFRFPSYLFLGIGQMIVTLVVLYAAKIRKKVQFQDFDRSILFKIFPLPLLYVGNHITGLASTKKLSLPMFTVLRKFTILMTMILEVYLLKKSFPRRLVYSIVAIVFGAMVAASSDLAFELEGYTFILLNDAFTAASGVYTKKKLGTEGLGKHGVLFYNALFIIIPTLLASAFTGDLHKAVTFKDWGDATFVFCFLLSCSMGFVLMYSIVLCSYYNSALTTTVVGAIKNVAVAYIGIFVGGDYLFSWTNFLGLSICMSGGLVYSYFIFNQKTPVSYEGAQELKIRITGDSTQKEAII, from the exons ATGTCTGCCATTGGCGGTCTACAAACTGTTGAACACTCCGGAATGCTCAAGCTGTATTCTGCCTTGTTTTACGCCGGCTGCTCGTTCCTCATCACGGTGGTGAATAAAACCGTGCTGACGAGCTTCAG GTTTCCGTCCTACTTGTTTCTGGGAATTGGCCAG ATGATCGTCACTCTTGTTGTTCTTTATGCTGCCAAAATTAGAAAGAAAGTCCAGTTTCAAGATTTTGACAGAAGTATTCTCTTTAAA ATTTTCCCTCTTCCTTTGCTGTATGTTGGGAACCATATAACAGGACTGGCAAGCACCAAAAAACTCAG TTTACCCatgtttacagtattacggaAGTTCACCATATTGATGACGATGATCTTGGAAGTATATTTACTAAA AAAATCATTCCCAAGACGCCTTGTATACAGCATTGTGGCCATAGTCTTCGGTGCTATGGTTGCTGCAAG TTCTGACCTAGCCTTCGAATTAGAGGGCTATACTTTCATCCTGCTCAACGATGCCTTCACTGCAGCCAGTGGTGTGTACACCAAGAAGAAACTTGGCACCGAG GGCCTCGGGAAGCATGGCGTCTTATTCTACAATGCACTTTTCATCATCATCCCCACTCTTTTGGCAAGTGCGTTTACCGGAGATTTACACAAG GCAGTCACATTTAAGGACTGGGGCGACGCcacttttgttttttgtttcctCTTGTCTTGCTCCATGGG GTTTGTGCTGATGTATTCCATAGTCCTGTGCAGCTATTATAACTCTGCACTTACTACAACAGTAGTGGGGGCAATAAAG AACGTTGCAGTTGCCTATATTGGCATCTTTGTGGGTGGAGACTACCTGTTCTCTTGGACCAACTTCCTTGGCCTCAGCATTTG TATGTCAGGTGGACTAGTGTACTCGTATTTCATCTTTAATCAGAAAACACCTGTAAGTTATGAAGGAGCACAAGAGCTGAAGATTCGCATCACAGGAGATTCAACCCAGAAGGAAGCTATAATCTAA
- the slc35d2 gene encoding nucleotide sugar transporter SLC35D2 isoform X3: MSAIGGLQTVEHSGMLKLYSALFYAGCSFLITVVNKTVLTSFRFPSYLFLGIGQMIVTLVVLYAAKIRKKVQFQDFDRSILFKIFPLPLLYVGNHITGLASTKKLRKSFPRRLVYSIVAIVFGAMVAASSDLAFELEGYTFILLNDAFTAASGVYTKKKLGTEGLGKHGVLFYNALFIIIPTLLASAFTGDLHKAVTFKDWGDATFVFCFLLSCSMGFVLMYSIVLCSYYNSALTTTVVGAIKNVAVAYIGIFVGGDYLFSWTNFLGLSICMSGGLVYSYFIFNQKTPVSYEGAQELKIRITGDSTQKEAII, from the exons ATGTCTGCCATTGGCGGTCTACAAACTGTTGAACACTCCGGAATGCTCAAGCTGTATTCTGCCTTGTTTTACGCCGGCTGCTCGTTCCTCATCACGGTGGTGAATAAAACCGTGCTGACGAGCTTCAG GTTTCCGTCCTACTTGTTTCTGGGAATTGGCCAG ATGATCGTCACTCTTGTTGTTCTTTATGCTGCCAAAATTAGAAAGAAAGTCCAGTTTCAAGATTTTGACAGAAGTATTCTCTTTAAA ATTTTCCCTCTTCCTTTGCTGTATGTTGGGAACCATATAACAGGACTGGCAAGCACCAAAAAACTCAG AAAATCATTCCCAAGACGCCTTGTATACAGCATTGTGGCCATAGTCTTCGGTGCTATGGTTGCTGCAAG TTCTGACCTAGCCTTCGAATTAGAGGGCTATACTTTCATCCTGCTCAACGATGCCTTCACTGCAGCCAGTGGTGTGTACACCAAGAAGAAACTTGGCACCGAG GGCCTCGGGAAGCATGGCGTCTTATTCTACAATGCACTTTTCATCATCATCCCCACTCTTTTGGCAAGTGCGTTTACCGGAGATTTACACAAG GCAGTCACATTTAAGGACTGGGGCGACGCcacttttgttttttgtttcctCTTGTCTTGCTCCATGGG GTTTGTGCTGATGTATTCCATAGTCCTGTGCAGCTATTATAACTCTGCACTTACTACAACAGTAGTGGGGGCAATAAAG AACGTTGCAGTTGCCTATATTGGCATCTTTGTGGGTGGAGACTACCTGTTCTCTTGGACCAACTTCCTTGGCCTCAGCATTTG TATGTCAGGTGGACTAGTGTACTCGTATTTCATCTTTAATCAGAAAACACCTGTAAGTTATGAAGGAGCACAAGAGCTGAAGATTCGCATCACAGGAGATTCAACCCAGAAGGAAGCTATAATCTAA
- the slc35d2 gene encoding nucleotide sugar transporter SLC35D2 isoform X4 — MIVTLVVLYAAKIRKKVQFQDFDRSILFKIFPLPLLYVGNHITGLASTKKLRLNHFGCYLVVLNVTLLIHEFPKRVLCFYSLPMFTVLRKFTILMTMILEVYLLKKSFPRRLVYSIVAIVFGAMVAASSDLAFELEGYTFILLNDAFTAASGVYTKKKLGTEGLGKHGVLFYNALFIIIPTLLASAFTGDLHKAVTFKDWGDATFVFCFLLSCSMGFVLMYSIVLCSYYNSALTTTVVGAIKNVAVAYIGIFVGGDYLFSWTNFLGLSICMSGGLVYSYFIFNQKTPVSYEGAQELKIRITGDSTQKEAII, encoded by the exons ATGATCGTCACTCTTGTTGTTCTTTATGCTGCCAAAATTAGAAAGAAAGTCCAGTTTCAAGATTTTGACAGAAGTATTCTCTTTAAA ATTTTCCCTCTTCCTTTGCTGTATGTTGGGAACCATATAACAGGACTGGCAAGCACCAAAAAACTCAGGTTAAACCATTTTGGATGTTATCTAGTAGTCCTTAATGTCACGCTGCTCATTCATGAGTTTCCTAAACGTGTTTTGTGCTTTTACAGTTTACCCatgtttacagtattacggaAGTTCACCATATTGATGACGATGATCTTGGAAGTATATTTACTAAA AAAATCATTCCCAAGACGCCTTGTATACAGCATTGTGGCCATAGTCTTCGGTGCTATGGTTGCTGCAAG TTCTGACCTAGCCTTCGAATTAGAGGGCTATACTTTCATCCTGCTCAACGATGCCTTCACTGCAGCCAGTGGTGTGTACACCAAGAAGAAACTTGGCACCGAG GGCCTCGGGAAGCATGGCGTCTTATTCTACAATGCACTTTTCATCATCATCCCCACTCTTTTGGCAAGTGCGTTTACCGGAGATTTACACAAG GCAGTCACATTTAAGGACTGGGGCGACGCcacttttgttttttgtttcctCTTGTCTTGCTCCATGGG GTTTGTGCTGATGTATTCCATAGTCCTGTGCAGCTATTATAACTCTGCACTTACTACAACAGTAGTGGGGGCAATAAAG AACGTTGCAGTTGCCTATATTGGCATCTTTGTGGGTGGAGACTACCTGTTCTCTTGGACCAACTTCCTTGGCCTCAGCATTTG TATGTCAGGTGGACTAGTGTACTCGTATTTCATCTTTAATCAGAAAACACCTGTAAGTTATGAAGGAGCACAAGAGCTGAAGATTCGCATCACAGGAGATTCAACCCAGAAGGAAGCTATAATCTAA
- the znf367 gene encoding zinc finger protein 367, whose amino-acid sequence MMADNKHPHVIFCNDSPKRVLVSVIKTTPIKPRRAEALTPTSPGFSDFMVYPWKWGENAHNVSLSPGSVSGASSPTGAQTTREADTEPTPEQIRDGIRRGRPRADTVRELINEGETSASRIRCNICNRVFPREKSLQAHKRTHTGERPYLCDYPNCTKAFVQSGQLKTHQRLHTGEKPFVCSEKGCGNRFTHANRHCPKHPYSRLKREEPKEDQEKAQSVDNKAVAEWLAKYWQTREQRVPTTTKGKTQGKSRAEDQEQQDPMEYLQSDEENEEDEEPAEEEKGSQGGATKRRLQEQRERLHGALALIDLANNLSA is encoded by the exons ATGATGGCCGATAACAAGCACCCGCACGTTATTTTCTGCAACGACTCGCCTAAAAGAGTTTTGGTGTCTGTTATTAAGACCACGCCGATCAAACCCAGAAGAGCTGAGGCCCTGACTCCGACAAGTCCCGGATTCAGCGACTTCATGGTCTACCCGTGGAAATGGGGGGAGAACGCCCACAATGTGTCTCTGAGCCCGGGCTCAGTGAGCGGTGCTTCCTCACCCACCGGAGCCCAGACTACCAGAGAAGCGGACACGGAGCCAACACCTGAGCAGATCAGG GATGGCATCCGCAGAGGGCGTCCCCGGGCTGACACTGTCCGAGAGCTCATCAACGAGGGGGAGACTTCTGCCAGTCGCATTCGCTGTAACATCTGCAACCGCGTGTTTCCCAGAGAAAAGTCTCTGCAGGCTCACAAGAGgacacacacag GAGAGAGGCCCTACCTGTGTGACTACCCAAACTGTACGAAGGCGTTTGTGCAGAGTGGTCAGTTGAAGACCCACCAGCGGCTGCACACTGGGGAAAAACCCTTTGTCTGCTCGGAGAAAG GATGTGGCAATCGGTTCACACATGCCAACCGTCACTGTCCCAAGCACCCTTACTCCCGTCTGAAGCGAGAGGAACCAAAAGAGGACCAGGAGAAGGCTCAGTCTGTGGATAACAAGGCTGTGGCTGAGTGGCTAGCAAA GTACTGGCAAACCCGTGAGCAGCGTGTCCCCACAACCACCAAGGGGAAGACACAGGGCAAGTCCAGAGCAGAGGACCAGGAGCAGCAGGACCCCATGGAGTACCTCCAGTCCGATGAAGAGAACGAGGAAGATGAAGaaccagcagaggaggagaaggGGAGCCAGGGAGGAGCCACCAAGCGCCGCCTCCAGGAGCAGCGAGAGCGTCTTCATGGTGCTCTGGCACTTATCGATCTGGCCAACAACCTGTCTGCCTGA
- the LOC117452431 gene encoding intracellular hyaluronan-binding protein 4-like, translated as MLPDAFGCAVANRYGDLLDDDADPFDIITKAEIEKAKKKKKDNEEKKAKPKKPGQKESQKDRRISVAPEGPDPAPVRKQPPPLQQQQPQPPQQGRPGPVTESGYGRGESQRNTKRPAFGERRANQDEYPQDFSIPKPYYNTESDQGGRGGFRGRREGGGGGGGGGFARISENFNPRGKRGYDRHSGTGISPEEKRGGRGPWNWGSADENTGELMEVTPDAFTKSEDKIPAENDNQYRAEEDGEMVVHVAVEMTLDEWKALQATSRPKADFNIRKAEDQIPTKAKVIHKSKKVEIIKEGILEEVDDDSHFLRRSVNDITSLLDINFGSLGRPSRGGRGRGARGGPATCPERAKPVFEREEDPAPNPDDPEDFPALCAGK; from the exons ATGCTCCCGGACGCATTTGGGTGCGCTGTGGCGAACAGGTATGGGGATCTTCTGGATGACGATGCTGACCCCTTCGACATAATAACTAAAGCAGAAATCGAGAAggccaaaaagaaaaagaaggacaACGAGGAGAAGAAAGCCAAGCCGAAAAAACCTGGGCAGAAGGAATCCCAGAAGGACAGACGCATCTCTGTTGCTCCGGAGGGCCCCGACCCGGCTCCAG TCCGTAAGCAGCCGCCgccgctgcagcagcagcagccgcagcCCCCACAGCAAGGACGTCCTGGACCAGTAACTGAGAGTGGGTATGGTCGAGGGGAGTCCCAGAGGAACACAAAGAGGCCTGCTTTTGGGGAGCGCAGGGCCAACCAAGACGAGTACCCACAGGATTTTTCCATCCCTAA GCCTTACTATAATACAGAGTCCGATCAAGGGGGCAGAGGGGGCTTCAGAGGTAGAAGagaaggtggaggtggaggaggaggaggagggtttGCGAGGATCTCCGAGAACTTCAACCCGAGGGGCAAGAGAGGTTATGATCGACACAGCGGAAC AGGTATCTCTCCTGAGGAAAAGCGAGGAGGCAGAGGACCCTGGAACTGGGGCAGTGCTGACGAAAATACAGG TGAATTAATGGAGGTTACCCCTGATGCTTTTACCAAATCTGAGGATAAGATTCCTGCTGAGAATGATAATCAGTATCG TGCGGAAGAGGATGGAGAGATGGTGGTCCATGTTGCCGTGGAGATGACCCTGGACGAGTGGAAGGCGCTGCAGGCGACAAGTCGTCCCAAGGCAGACTTTAATATCCGCAAAGCAGAGGACCAGATTCCCACCAAAGCCAAGGTCATCCACAAGTCAAAGAAGGTGGAG ATCATAAAGGAGGGGATCCTTGAAGAAGTGGATGATGACAGCCACTTCCTGCGTAGGTCCGTGAATGACATCACCTCCCTTCTGGACATCAATTTCGGGAGTCTTGGACGTCCCAGTCGTGGGGGTCGAGGAAGGGGAGCACGAGGTGGTCCGGCTACTTGCCCAGAGAGAGCTAAACCCGTGTTTGAGAGG GAGGAGGACCCGGCTCCTAACCCCGATGACCCAGAAGACTTCCCAGCACTGTGTGCAGGAAAATAA